In Antennarius striatus isolate MH-2024 chromosome 8, ASM4005453v1, whole genome shotgun sequence, a single window of DNA contains:
- the ptcd1 gene encoding pentatricopeptide repeat-containing protein 1, mitochondrial — protein sequence MFASVACSCVRNGRNAFVSYSRIPLYFTFKNSGLMFAQHLSGHRPPDFFLPALSRLPRGLTARYQSLSTASDRGTSPHAESEPLGHDNFGSLSKDISSRRLFRKTSLHLQNLQHQRDDDDDQEEDAGEFRRKTGRRNTPYWYFLKCKKLIKKKKLQEALDMFQRDMLKVERLQPEEFNYTVLIGGCGRAGQLKKAFKLYNDMKKRGLVPTDATYTALFNACAEAPVKHTGLRQALKLEQELRQKNYPLSTITYHALLKAHAISNHLQACIHTLREMLQNGHAVTQETFHYLLMGCLKDKETGFRLALQVWRQMLGSGITPDSKNYNLLLRTARDCAIGDPALATALLLSPVQKKREHVSQCGIQNVIDIDLLEKQLLVQPDIHIDSQHHSGDCQDEFHNTQESTQLISVTQPVSLPIDVAGDCTAPNLLDLFEVPRRGVVSLGSVVGASDRLALIGGAQGFLEKMEANGLSPDLRTLTLLADTMESGDQSLQVLVKAAKQHRVKLDTAFFNSVIRRAARADNTEGAKAALSVMRERKVSVDVQTFGCLALGCKRQEDGLQLLEDMEEAGFKPNVHVFSALIGRAVQRLDYVYLKTILKRMSTMEVWPNEVIIRQLEFASQYPPNYDQYKSRNNYLVQIDGFRGYYQQWLRSMPAESSEGGESRMASPALKAVAAGEPTASQKERQRSSKYF from the exons ATGTTTGCGTCCGTCGCTTGTTCCTGTGTGCGAAACGGGAGAAACGCATTCGTTTCTTACTCCAGAATCCCGCTATATTTTACGTTTAAGAACTCAGGTCTGATGTTTGCCCAACACTTGTCAGGACACCGGCCACCCGATTTCTTCCTACCGGCACTCTCACGCCTCCCACGGGGACTGACCGCCAGATATCAGTCATTATCGACCGCCTCCGATCGGGGTACGAGTCCCCATGCGGAAAGCGAACCTCTGGGGCACGACAACTTCGGCTCCCTCTCCAAAGACATATCCTCCAGGAGATTGTTTAGGAAAACCAGCTTGCACTTGCAGAATCTGCAGCACCAAAGAGACGACGATGACGACCAAGAGGAAGACGCGGGTGAATTTCGTAGGAAGACAGGGAGAAGGAACACGCCTTACTGGTACTTCTTAAAATGCAAGAAGctgataaaaaagaagaag CTGCAGGAGGCTTTGGACATGTTTCAGAGAGACATGCTGAAGGTGGAGAGACTGCAGCCGGAAGAGTTCAACTACACTGTCCTGATAGGAGGCTGTGGTCGAGCGGGACAACTCAAGAAGGCCTTCAAACTCTACAATGAT ATGAAAAAACGAGGTCTAGTTCCTACAGACGCCACCTACACCGCACTGTTTAATGCCTGCGCTGAGGCGCCAGTCAAACACACCGGCCTCCGACAAGCCCTGAAATTGGAGCAAGAACTCCGTCAGAAAAACTACCCCCTCAGTACCATCACATACCACGCCCTTCTCAAGGCACACGCCATCAGCAACCACCTACAAGCCTGTATTCACACGCTCAGG GAGATGCTGCAGAACGGCCATGCTGTAACCCAGGAGACGTTTCACTACCTGCTCATGGGTTGTTTGAAGGACAAAGAAACAGGATTCCGATTGGCTTTACAG GTTTGGCGCCAGATGTTGGGATCAGGGATCACCCCAGACTCAAAGAACTATAACCTCCTGTTGCGGACTGCAAGGGACTGCGCAATTGGTGATCCTGCACTGGCCACTGCTTTACTGCTGAGTCCTgtgcagaagaagagagaacaTGTGTCACAATGTGGAATTCAGAATGTGATAGATATTGACCTTCTGGAGAAGCAGTTGCTTGTCCAACCTGATATACACATCGACAGTCAGCACCACAGTGGAGACTGCCAGGATGAGTTCCACAACACACAAGAATCCACCCAGTTAATATCAGTCACACAACCTGTCTCGCTACCTATTGACGTTGCAGGTGATTGTACAGCCCCTAACTTATTGGACCTTTTTGAAGTACCAAGGAGAGGCGTGGTATCTCTTGGTTCTGTGGTTGGAGCTTCAGATAGGCTGGCGCTCATTGGAGGAGCTCAAGGTTTCCTGGAGAAGATGGAAGCTAACGGGCTGAGCCCAGACCTCAGAACCCTGACCCTGTTGGCCGACACAATGGAGTCGGGTGACCAGTCTCTGCAGGTTCTTGTGAAGGCTGCCAAGCAGCACAGAGTGAAGCTCGACACTGCATTCTTTAACTCTGTGATACGCAGAGCAGCCAGGGCTGACAACACTGAGGGAGCAAAG gctgCGCTGAGCGTGATGAGAGAACGCAAAGTCAGTGTGGACGTGCAGACGTTTGGCTGCCTGGCGTTAGGCTGTAAAAGGCAAGAGGATGGTCTGCAGCTTctggaggacatggag GAGGCAGGGTTTAAACCCAACGTCCATGTgttctctgctctgattggccgagCAGTTCAAAGACTGGATTATGTTTATCTTAAAACAATCCTCAAGAGAATGTCTACCATGGAGGTGTGGCCTAATGAAGTCATCATTAGACAGCTGGAGTTTGCATCACAGTATCCTCCTAACTATGACCAG TACAAGTCCAGAAACAACTACCTGGTCCAAATAGATGGTTTCCGTGGATACTACCAGCAGTGGCTGAGAAGCATGCCGGCGGAGAGCTCTGAGGGTGGCGAGTCAAGGATGGCCTCTCCAGCGCTGAAAGCCGTTGCTGCTGGTGAACCTACTGCAAGCCAAAAGGAAAGACAGAGAAGCAGCAAGTACTTCTAA